The Saccharothrix variisporea genome has a segment encoding these proteins:
- a CDS encoding deoxyguanosinetriphosphate triphosphohydrolase, whose translation MSGGYSGHDSARLLPEAPKSAVVPGARVEQRTPFSRDRARVLHSAALRRLAGKTQVVGPGEGAEVTGVPRTRLTHSLEVAQIGRGIGEELGCDPDVVDTAGLAHDIGHPPFGHNGERALNELSGPCGGFEGNAQTLRILTRLEPKTDRGLNLTRACLDAATKYPWPRRAGQAKFGVYADDLEVFRWVREGAPDGRRCLEAQVMDWADDVAYSVHDVEDGVLAHRISLSSLGDPEERAAIAELAAKHFSDESVSTLEATAAELLTLPVISDLTDYDGSLKAQVALKRLTSELVGRFASAAVSATRERYGDGPLSRYDADLVVPELVAAEVALLKAVAVRYVMSDPQRLKMQERQREVVTELVHRLLERAPDALDPAFLPAWHDAPDDAARLRVVVDQVALLTDAQAIAWHAAQSGARTGATARV comes from the coding sequence ATGAGCGGCGGTTACAGCGGACACGACAGTGCTCGGTTGCTGCCCGAGGCGCCCAAGTCGGCCGTCGTTCCCGGGGCTCGGGTCGAGCAGCGGACGCCCTTCTCGCGGGATCGGGCTCGGGTGCTGCACTCCGCTGCCCTCCGCCGGCTCGCGGGCAAGACACAGGTCGTGGGGCCCGGTGAAGGGGCCGAGGTCACGGGTGTGCCGCGGACCCGGCTCACGCACTCGCTCGAAGTCGCCCAGATCGGGCGCGGGATCGGCGAGGAGCTCGGGTGCGACCCGGACGTCGTCGACACCGCCGGACTGGCGCACGACATCGGCCACCCGCCCTTCGGCCACAACGGCGAACGGGCGCTCAACGAGCTCTCCGGACCCTGCGGCGGCTTCGAGGGCAACGCCCAGACCCTCCGCATCCTCACCCGCCTGGAACCCAAGACCGACCGGGGCCTCAACCTCACCCGCGCCTGCCTCGACGCCGCCACCAAGTACCCCTGGCCCCGACGCGCCGGCCAAGCCAAGTTCGGCGTGTACGCCGACGACCTCGAAGTCTTCCGCTGGGTCCGCGAAGGCGCCCCGGACGGCCGGCGGTGCCTGGAAGCCCAGGTCATGGACTGGGCGGACGACGTCGCCTACTCCGTCCACGACGTCGAGGACGGCGTGCTCGCGCACCGGATCTCGCTGTCCTCCCTCGGCGACCCCGAGGAACGGGCCGCGATCGCCGAGCTGGCCGCGAAGCACTTCTCGGACGAGTCGGTGTCCACGCTCGAAGCCACGGCGGCGGAGCTGTTGACCCTGCCCGTCATCTCGGACCTCACCGACTACGACGGCTCGCTCAAAGCCCAGGTCGCGTTGAAGAGGCTCACCAGCGAGCTCGTCGGCCGGTTCGCCTCGGCGGCGGTGAGCGCCACTCGGGAGCGGTACGGGGACGGGCCGTTGTCGCGCTACGACGCCGACCTGGTGGTGCCCGAGCTGGTGGCGGCGGAAGTCGCGCTGCTCAAGGCGGTCGCCGTGCGGTACGTCATGAGCGACCCGCAGCGGTTGAAGATGCAGGAGCGGCAGCGGGAGGTGGTGACCGAGTTGGTGCACCGGTTGCTGGAACGCGCGCCCGACGCGTTGGACCCGGCATTCCTGCCCGCGTGGCACGACGCGCCGGACGACGCCGCCCGGCTGCGGGTGGTGGTGGACCAGGTCGCCCTGCTCACCGACGCCCAAGCGATCGCGTGGCACGCGGCCCAGTCGGGGGCGCGAACAGGAGCAACCGCGAGGGTGTGA
- a CDS encoding YdcF family protein, whose amino-acid sequence MTFLARLRRLVQRTVIGALVVGFLVVGGTAFRVWQVAREDDRTHADLAVVLGAAQYNGVPSEVLEARLEHARRLYEQGVVKYIATTGGRQPGDNYTEGEAGRLWLEDKGVPADHIIEVGEGADTLGSIRALAGEARAKSLKTAVIVSDPWHSLRARTMAEDEGLDAWTSPTRSGPNVQTRETQLFYIRRETGALLYYHLMKAPVDVFDGITL is encoded by the coding sequence GTGACCTTCCTGGCCCGCCTCCGCCGCTTGGTCCAGCGCACCGTGATCGGCGCCTTGGTGGTCGGGTTCCTCGTGGTGGGCGGGACGGCGTTCCGGGTGTGGCAGGTGGCCCGCGAAGACGACCGCACGCACGCCGACCTGGCGGTGGTGCTGGGTGCCGCGCAGTACAACGGGGTGCCGTCGGAGGTCCTGGAGGCCAGGCTCGAACACGCGCGACGCCTGTATGAGCAGGGAGTCGTGAAGTACATCGCCACGACCGGCGGCAGGCAGCCCGGCGACAACTACACCGAGGGCGAAGCCGGCCGGCTGTGGCTGGAGGACAAGGGCGTACCCGCCGACCACATCATCGAGGTGGGCGAGGGCGCCGACACCCTCGGCAGCATCCGCGCGCTGGCGGGCGAGGCGAGGGCGAAGTCCCTGAAGACGGCCGTGATCGTGTCCGACCCGTGGCACTCCCTGCGCGCCCGCACGATGGCCGAGGACGAGGGCCTGGACGCGTGGACGTCCCCGACGCGCAGCGGGCCGAACGTGCAGACGCGGGAGACGCAGCTGTTCTACATCCGCCGCGAGACCGGGGCGCTGCTGTACTACCACCTGATGAAGGCTCCGGTGGACGTCTTCGACGGCATCACGCTGTAA
- a CDS encoding peptidase E: protein MPAEQPTILATSGGYRAGLRTNLEFGALVREAVELSGATRPKLCHIGTAAGDQRWFNADVSEAGRLVGWEVSHLNLFTMPPTTDIAAFLLEHDVVWVGGGSVANLLAVWEVHGLGDALRQAWQAGVVLGGVSAGSICWHVGGTTDSFGPELRVVTNGLGLLPYGNGVHHDSEALRRPAIHAAVAAGELPLTYCTDDGAGLLYRGTDMVEAVSERRSGGAYVVRRDNSSGTAQEDSLDIRRL from the coding sequence ATGCCCGCAGAGCAGCCCACGATCCTGGCCACCTCCGGCGGTTACCGGGCGGGCCTGCGCACGAACCTCGAGTTCGGTGCGCTGGTCCGCGAAGCCGTCGAACTGTCCGGAGCGACCCGACCGAAGCTGTGCCACATCGGCACCGCCGCCGGTGACCAGCGCTGGTTCAACGCCGACGTCTCCGAGGCCGGTCGGCTCGTCGGCTGGGAGGTCAGCCACCTCAACCTGTTCACCATGCCGCCCACGACCGACATCGCCGCCTTCCTCCTGGAGCACGACGTGGTGTGGGTCGGCGGCGGCTCGGTGGCCAACCTCCTCGCCGTGTGGGAGGTGCACGGGCTCGGCGACGCGCTGCGGCAGGCGTGGCAGGCGGGGGTGGTGCTGGGCGGGGTGTCGGCCGGGTCGATCTGCTGGCACGTCGGCGGCACGACGGACTCGTTCGGGCCGGAGCTGCGGGTGGTGACGAACGGGCTCGGGCTGCTGCCCTACGGCAACGGCGTGCACCACGACAGCGAGGCGTTGCGGCGGCCGGCGATCCACGCGGCGGTCGCCGCGGGCGAGCTGCCGCTGACGTACTGCACCGACGACGGCGCCGGCCTGCTGTACCGGGGTACGGATATGGTCGAAGCCGTGTCCGAGCGGCGGTCGGGAGGGGCGTACGTGGTGCGCAGGGACAACTCTTCAGGAACCGCACAGGAGGATTCCCTCGACATCCGACGCCTGTGA
- a CDS encoding serine hydrolase — translation MRTLWRSALLAGVSLVCAVACGSSDPVQVAMGPAPAAPPAQEAPHPVKPRTAEAPDLDGAVEHAVADVGTLDLGLSVLDLETGARSGSRADVPFRTASLSKLIIAVDVLSRGDVDDEDRDRLRRALSLSDDEAMNALWDVHDGMGAVDRVSELVGLTTTHAPEDSSQWGDVVTSAEDLVRLYHYVLTALPESERDFIVSALTAAPRTAADGFDQDFGLLAPGLGAYAKQGWMWYQPADLYLHSAGVVAGRYVVVLLTVHSGVDEETAREQVTAVAKSLVSGLVPNS, via the coding sequence GTGCGAACACTGTGGCGGTCGGCGCTCCTCGCGGGGGTGTCGCTGGTGTGCGCGGTCGCCTGCGGGTCGAGCGACCCCGTGCAGGTCGCGATGGGGCCTGCTCCGGCCGCGCCGCCGGCCCAGGAAGCCCCGCACCCCGTCAAGCCGCGCACGGCAGAAGCCCCGGACCTGGACGGCGCGGTCGAGCACGCGGTGGCCGACGTCGGGACCCTCGACCTGGGGCTGTCGGTGCTCGACCTGGAGACGGGCGCCCGGAGCGGGTCCCGGGCGGACGTGCCGTTCCGGACGGCGTCGCTGAGCAAGCTGATCATCGCGGTGGACGTGCTGTCGCGCGGGGACGTGGACGACGAGGACCGCGACCGGCTGCGGCGGGCGTTGAGCCTGAGCGACGACGAGGCCATGAACGCCCTGTGGGACGTCCACGACGGCATGGGCGCGGTGGACCGGGTGTCCGAGCTGGTCGGGCTGACCACGACGCACGCGCCGGAGGACTCGTCGCAGTGGGGTGACGTCGTGACGTCGGCGGAGGACCTGGTGCGGCTGTACCACTACGTCCTCACCGCGCTGCCCGAGTCCGAGCGGGACTTCATCGTGTCCGCGCTGACGGCCGCGCCGCGGACCGCGGCGGACGGGTTCGACCAGGACTTCGGGCTGCTCGCGCCGGGGCTCGGGGCGTACGCGAAGCAGGGCTGGATGTGGTACCAGCCCGCGGACCTGTACCTGCACAGCGCCGGGGTGGTGGCGGGGCGGTACGTGGTCGTGCTGCTGACGGTGCACAGCGGGGTGGACGAGGAGACGGCTCGGGAGCAGGTGACGGCGGTGGCGAAGTCGCTGGTCTCCGGGTTGGTGCCGAACAGCTGA
- a CDS encoding SulP family inorganic anion transporter: MSTGRRTSSYWPDIAASLVVFLVALPLCVGVAVASGVPAELGIVTGVVGGLVAGLLPGSSLQVSGPAAGLTVLVADTVATHGLEALGVIVLGAGLLQVLMGLVRLGRWFRAISPAVVQGMLAGIGLVLLLGQLYPFAGTTAPAGTAAKFAGLPGLVLEAAPQAVVIGVLTLVIASLWQRTRFHKVPGALVAVVAVSLLGVLLPVPRIQVGSLADELRLVDFSLFDTGVLGAVVTFALVASAETLFCAAAVDRMHNGPRTRYNQELVAQGVGNAVCGLLGALPMTAVIVRSSANVRAGARTKASRVLHGVWLLVFVVALPGVLSFVPLAALAAILLQAGWKLLEPRRVLALARTDRAEAAVLVLTAGLIVVTDLLTGTLAGLLAAVVKTAWDVSRLTVTVTPDGADHEHVELRGNATFLRLPRLLDTLEALPLTKHVRVDLSGLRHLDQACRQALEQWADTHRTAGRTVDLIRP; the protein is encoded by the coding sequence ATGAGCACCGGACGACGCACGTCCTCCTACTGGCCCGACATCGCCGCGTCGCTGGTGGTGTTCCTGGTGGCGCTGCCGCTGTGCGTCGGCGTCGCCGTCGCCTCCGGCGTCCCGGCCGAGCTCGGGATCGTCACCGGCGTGGTCGGCGGCCTTGTCGCCGGCCTGCTGCCCGGCAGCTCGTTGCAGGTCAGCGGCCCCGCCGCGGGCCTGACCGTGCTGGTCGCCGACACGGTGGCCACGCACGGGCTCGAAGCGCTGGGCGTCATCGTGCTCGGCGCGGGGCTGTTGCAGGTCCTGATGGGTCTGGTGCGGCTCGGGCGCTGGTTCCGCGCCATCTCGCCCGCCGTGGTGCAGGGCATGCTCGCGGGCATCGGGCTGGTGCTGCTGCTCGGCCAGCTCTACCCGTTCGCGGGCACCACGGCCCCGGCCGGCACGGCCGCCAAGTTCGCCGGCCTGCCGGGGCTGGTGCTGGAGGCGGCGCCGCAGGCCGTGGTGATCGGCGTGCTGACGCTCGTGATCGCCTCGCTGTGGCAGCGGACCCGGTTCCACAAGGTGCCCGGCGCGCTGGTGGCCGTGGTCGCGGTGAGCCTGCTTGGCGTGCTGCTGCCCGTGCCGCGCATCCAGGTCGGGTCACTGGCCGACGAGCTGCGGCTGGTCGACTTCTCGCTGTTCGACACCGGTGTGCTCGGGGCGGTGGTGACCTTCGCCCTGGTCGCGTCGGCGGAGACCCTGTTCTGCGCGGCGGCCGTGGACCGCATGCACAACGGGCCGCGCACCCGGTACAACCAGGAGCTGGTCGCGCAGGGCGTCGGCAACGCGGTGTGCGGCCTGCTGGGTGCCCTGCCCATGACGGCCGTGATCGTGCGCAGCTCGGCGAACGTCCGGGCGGGGGCGCGCACCAAGGCGTCCCGCGTGCTGCACGGCGTGTGGCTGCTGGTGTTCGTGGTGGCCCTGCCCGGGGTGCTGTCGTTCGTGCCGCTGGCGGCGCTCGCGGCGATCCTGCTCCAGGCGGGCTGGAAGCTCCTCGAACCGCGGCGCGTGCTGGCCCTGGCCCGCACGGACCGCGCCGAGGCGGCCGTGCTGGTGCTGACCGCGGGGTTGATCGTGGTGACCGACCTGCTCACCGGCACGCTCGCCGGCCTGCTGGCGGCCGTGGTGAAGACGGCGTGGGACGTGTCGAGGCTGACCGTCACGGTGACCCCGGACGGCGCCGACCACGAACACGTGGAGTTGCGCGGCAACGCGACCTTCCTCCGCCTGCCCCGCCTCCTGGACACCTTGGAAGCCTTACCGCTGACCAAGCACGTCCGGGTCGACCTCAGCGGCCTGCGCCACCTCGACCAGGCGTGCCGGCAGGCGCTCGAGCAGTGGGCCGACACCCACCGCACCGCCGGCCGGACGGTGGACCTGATCCGCCCCTGA
- a CDS encoding carbonic anhydrase encodes MEFRQLVQHARTHAQRRSPETGRRLAAGQSPTALFITCADSRIVPSAITGAEPGSLFELRTAGNVIPEFNPHTASAEMATVEFAVVQLGVSEIVVCGHSHCGAVDALHADRRALTHLPTLMRWLAAHAPYRTGRPTPGLREEGREHVLAQLRALEAYPFVRDRIAAGELRTHGWFYDIETGEVSLCGADRFQPLQETVA; translated from the coding sequence GTGGAATTCCGACAGCTGGTTCAGCACGCCCGGACGCACGCGCAGCGGAGGTCCCCGGAAACGGGCCGCAGACTCGCCGCCGGGCAGTCACCCACCGCTTTGTTCATCACCTGCGCCGATTCGCGCATCGTCCCGTCCGCCATCACCGGAGCCGAACCGGGCAGCCTGTTCGAGCTGCGCACGGCGGGCAACGTCATCCCCGAGTTCAACCCGCACACCGCGTCCGCCGAGATGGCCACCGTCGAATTCGCCGTGGTCCAGCTGGGCGTCTCGGAAATCGTCGTGTGCGGGCACTCGCACTGCGGCGCGGTGGACGCCCTGCACGCCGACCGGCGCGCCCTGACCCACCTGCCCACCCTGATGCGCTGGCTCGCCGCGCACGCCCCGTACCGCACCGGGCGGCCCACGCCCGGCCTGCGCGAGGAGGGCCGGGAGCACGTGCTGGCCCAGTTGCGCGCGCTGGAGGCCTACCCGTTCGTCCGCGACCGGATCGCCGCCGGCGAGCTGCGCACGCACGGCTGGTTCTACGACATCGAGACCGGCGAGGTCTCGCTGTGCGGGGCCGACCGCTTCCAGCCGTTGCAGGAGACCGTGGCGTGA
- a CDS encoding DUF1772 domain-containing protein, translating to MFTLTIIAAVGCGLMGGVFFAFSAMVMPGLRRATPAEGLAAMRAINIAVVNPVFLTAFLGTAAVSVVAAFGGTVAGWVGAALYVLGGVVLTAAYHIPRNNALEQRGSTDYWARYLREWVPGNHVRAITSLGGAVAFTIAASQL from the coding sequence ATGTTCACCTTGACGATCATCGCGGCCGTGGGCTGCGGGCTCATGGGCGGCGTGTTCTTCGCGTTCTCGGCGATGGTCATGCCGGGTCTGCGTCGGGCCACGCCGGCCGAAGGGCTCGCGGCGATGCGGGCGATCAACATCGCGGTGGTCAACCCCGTGTTCCTCACCGCGTTCCTCGGGACGGCGGCGGTGTCCGTGGTGGCCGCGTTCGGCGGCACGGTCGCCGGGTGGGTTGGGGCCGCGCTCTACGTGCTGGGTGGCGTCGTGCTCACCGCCGCCTACCACATCCCGCGCAACAACGCGCTCGAACAGCGGGGCAGCACGGACTATTGGGCCCGTTACCTCAGGGAATGGGTGCCCGGCAACCACGTCCGGGCGATCACCTCTCTGGGTGGCGCGGTGGCGTTCACCATCGCGGCTTCACAACTCTGA
- a CDS encoding AraC family transcriptional regulator, with protein MDALAGLLDGPRARGAFILRTVLDPPWSLRIEDRAPLTVVAFVRGSGYVLPDGGEPVPFTEGDVAVMRGPDPYTLAGDLETPPQAVVHPGEISTTPDGAALCEQWNLGVRTWGGNPDGSVVLLSGTYQLDGEVSRRLLSVLPPLLVVPPSDLPLVPLLCAEVARDEPGQEAVLDRLLDLLLISVLRAWLCRPEADTPAWYRAHADPVVGRALRLLHADPARQWTVESLARATGVSRAALARRFTELVGEPPMSYLTGWRLTLAADLLREPSATVASVARQVGYSTAFALSTAFKRVRGISPSEYRATA; from the coding sequence GTGGACGCACTAGCCGGACTCCTGGACGGCCCCCGGGCGCGCGGGGCGTTCATCCTGCGCACCGTGCTGGACCCGCCGTGGTCCCTCCGCATCGAGGACCGGGCACCCCTGACCGTGGTCGCCTTCGTGCGGGGCTCGGGGTACGTGCTCCCCGACGGCGGCGAACCGGTGCCGTTCACCGAGGGGGACGTGGCCGTGATGCGCGGCCCGGACCCGTACACGCTGGCCGGCGACCTCGAGACGCCACCGCAGGCGGTCGTCCACCCCGGCGAGATCAGCACGACGCCGGACGGGGCGGCGCTGTGCGAGCAGTGGAACCTGGGCGTGCGGACGTGGGGCGGCAACCCGGACGGCTCGGTCGTGCTGCTGTCGGGCACGTACCAGTTGGACGGCGAGGTGAGCCGGCGGCTGCTGTCGGTCCTGCCGCCGCTGCTGGTCGTGCCGCCTTCGGACCTGCCGCTGGTGCCGTTGCTGTGCGCGGAGGTGGCGCGGGACGAGCCGGGCCAGGAGGCCGTGCTGGACCGCTTGCTGGACCTGCTGTTGATCTCGGTGCTGCGGGCGTGGCTGTGCCGGCCCGAGGCCGACACACCCGCCTGGTACCGGGCGCACGCCGATCCGGTGGTCGGCCGGGCGCTGCGGCTGCTGCACGCGGACCCGGCACGGCAGTGGACCGTGGAGTCGCTGGCCCGTGCGACCGGCGTGTCGAGGGCGGCGCTGGCCAGGCGGTTCACCGAACTGGTGGGCGAGCCGCCGATGTCGTACCTGACCGGTTGGCGGCTCACCCTCGCGGCCGACCTGCTGCGCGAGCCCTCGGCCACAGTGGCGTCGGTGGCTCGACAGGTCGGCTACAGCACGGCGTTCGCGTTGAGCACGGCGTTCAAGCGGGTGCGCGGCATCAGCCCGTCCGAGTACCGCGCCACCGCGTGA
- a CDS encoding glycine--tRNA ligase encodes MAADRIETVVSLCKRRGFVYPCGEIYGGTRSAWDYGPLGVELKDNIKRQWWNTVVRGREDVVGLDSSVILPREVWVASGHVEAFVDPLIECNSCHKRFRQDTLVEEYAERTGKQVAEGDVSDVPCPNCGNRGQYTEPKMFNGLLKTHLGPVETEEGLHYLRPETAQGIFTNFLNVQTTSRRKPPFGIGQIGKSFRNEITPGNFIFRTREFEQMEMEFFVEPGTDEEWHQYWIDERTRWYTDLGISKENLRHYEHPAEKLSHYSKRTVDIEYRFQFGGQEWGELEGIANRTDYDLSTHSNHSGVDLSYFDQATNSRYRPFVIEPAAGVGRPMMAFLLEAYTEDEAPNAKGGVDKRVVLRLDRRLAPVKAAVLPLSRNAELSPKAKDLAQALRKHWNVEFDDAGAIGRRYRRQDEIGTPFCVTVDFDTLTDHAVTVRERDTMSQERVSMDQLESYLAARLIGC; translated from the coding sequence GTGGCAGCCGATCGCATCGAGACCGTCGTCAGCCTGTGCAAGCGCCGCGGGTTCGTGTACCCGTGCGGCGAGATCTACGGCGGCACCAGGTCGGCATGGGACTACGGGCCGCTGGGCGTGGAGCTGAAGGACAACATCAAGCGGCAGTGGTGGAACACCGTCGTCCGGGGTCGCGAGGACGTCGTCGGCCTGGACTCGTCGGTGATCCTGCCGCGCGAGGTGTGGGTGGCCTCCGGGCACGTCGAGGCGTTCGTGGATCCGCTGATCGAGTGCAACTCCTGCCACAAGCGGTTCCGCCAGGACACCCTGGTCGAGGAGTACGCCGAGCGCACCGGCAAGCAGGTCGCCGAGGGCGACGTCTCCGACGTCCCGTGCCCCAACTGCGGCAACCGCGGCCAGTACACCGAGCCGAAGATGTTCAACGGCCTGCTCAAGACCCACCTCGGCCCGGTGGAGACGGAAGAGGGCCTGCACTACCTGCGCCCGGAGACCGCGCAGGGCATCTTCACCAACTTCCTCAACGTGCAGACCACGTCCCGGCGCAAGCCGCCGTTCGGCATCGGCCAGATCGGCAAGAGCTTCCGCAACGAGATCACGCCGGGCAACTTCATCTTCCGGACCCGCGAGTTCGAGCAGATGGAGATGGAGTTCTTCGTCGAGCCGGGCACCGACGAGGAATGGCACCAGTACTGGATCGACGAGCGCACCCGCTGGTACACCGACCTGGGCATCTCCAAGGAGAACCTGCGGCACTACGAACACCCGGCGGAGAAGCTGTCGCACTACTCCAAGCGCACCGTCGACATCGAGTACCGCTTCCAGTTCGGCGGCCAGGAGTGGGGCGAGCTGGAAGGCATCGCCAACCGCACCGACTACGACCTGTCCACCCACTCGAACCACTCGGGCGTGGACCTGTCCTACTTCGACCAGGCCACCAACTCCCGCTACCGCCCGTTCGTCATCGAGCCCGCGGCGGGCGTGGGCCGGCCGATGATGGCGTTCCTGCTCGAGGCCTACACCGAGGACGAGGCCCCCAACGCCAAGGGCGGCGTGGACAAGCGGGTCGTCCTGCGCCTGGACCGCCGCCTGGCCCCGGTGAAGGCCGCAGTGCTGCCGCTGTCCCGCAACGCCGAGCTGTCCCCGAAGGCGAAGGACCTGGCCCAGGCCCTGCGCAAGCACTGGAACGTGGAGTTCGACGACGCCGGCGCCATCGGCCGCCGCTACCGCCGCCAGGACGAGATCGGCACGCCGTTCTGCGTGACGGTCGACTTCGACACCCTGACCGACCACGCGGTGACGGTGCGGGAGCGGGACACCATGTCCCAGGAACGCGTCTCCATGGACCAGTTGGAGTCCTACCTGGCCGCCCGCCTGATCGGCTGCTGA
- a CDS encoding tetratricopeptide repeat protein codes for MADELRVLWDFSDLPGTEARFRARLAEPVGDAERAEVLTQLARVEGLRGDTAAGQQLLAEAEALAAPDSAGRVRVFLERGRLLRSAGAPEEALPLFVAAFVLAGHLGEEFLAADAAHMAALVDNVEEWTARGVEIASASEDPQVRYWVGPLLNNLGWAHYESGRFDEALEAFRIALAAREETSNEVHEVEIARYAVAKTLRALGRPAEAAELMGHAVAVSPPDGWFHEELAEDYAALGWHAEAAEQATKALELLDAHQPPDRVERLHQLASAAPPAPPPLPA; via the coding sequence ATGGCGGACGAGTTGCGCGTGTTGTGGGACTTCTCCGACCTGCCGGGCACCGAGGCGCGCTTCCGCGCCCGGCTGGCGGAACCGGTGGGGGACGCGGAGCGGGCCGAGGTGTTGACCCAGCTCGCCCGCGTCGAGGGGCTGCGCGGGGACACCGCGGCCGGGCAGCAACTGCTGGCCGAGGCGGAGGCGCTGGCCGCGCCGGACTCGGCGGGCCGGGTTCGGGTGTTCCTGGAACGCGGTCGGCTGCTGCGCTCGGCGGGCGCGCCGGAGGAGGCGTTGCCGCTGTTCGTGGCGGCGTTCGTGCTGGCCGGGCACCTGGGCGAGGAGTTCCTGGCCGCCGACGCCGCGCACATGGCGGCGCTGGTGGACAACGTCGAGGAGTGGACCGCGCGGGGCGTGGAGATCGCGTCGGCGTCGGAGGACCCGCAGGTCCGGTACTGGGTGGGTCCGCTGCTGAACAACCTGGGCTGGGCGCACTACGAGTCGGGCCGGTTCGACGAGGCGCTGGAGGCGTTCCGGATCGCGCTGGCCGCGCGCGAGGAGACCTCGAACGAGGTGCACGAGGTCGAGATCGCCCGGTACGCGGTGGCCAAGACGCTGCGCGCGCTGGGCCGGCCCGCCGAGGCGGCCGAGCTGATGGGGCACGCCGTCGCGGTCAGCCCGCCCGACGGCTGGTTCCACGAGGAGCTGGCCGAGGACTACGCGGCACTGGGCTGGCACGCCGAGGCCGCCGAGCAGGCGACCAAGGCGTTGGAGCTGCTGGACGCCCACCAGCCGCCCGACCGGGTCGAGCGGCTGCACCAGCTCGCTAGCGCGGCACCGCCGGCCCCGCCGCCTCTCCCAGCCTGA
- a CDS encoding antibiotic biosynthesis monooxygenase family protein codes for MLLVCRFTVPETDVPAFAERATKALELLTAQPGCRGGQVARSLDEPDLFVLTVEFDSVVAYRRALSPFEVREHVVPLLSEAVAEAAAFEPLLVADGGSVQVRTSLLASDAGTVRLGEAAGPAVPR; via the coding sequence GTGCTGCTCGTGTGCAGGTTCACCGTCCCCGAAACCGACGTGCCGGCGTTCGCCGAGCGCGCCACCAAGGCCTTGGAGCTGCTGACCGCGCAGCCCGGGTGCCGGGGCGGGCAGGTGGCCCGGTCGCTGGACGAGCCGGACCTGTTCGTGCTGACCGTCGAGTTCGACTCGGTGGTGGCCTACCGGCGGGCGTTGTCGCCGTTCGAGGTGCGCGAGCACGTCGTGCCGCTGCTGTCCGAGGCCGTGGCCGAGGCCGCCGCGTTCGAGCCGCTGCTGGTGGCCGATGGAGGATCCGTGCAGGTCAGGACCAGTCTGCTGGCCTCGGACGCGGGCACGGTCAGGCTGGGAGAGGCGGCGGGGCCGGCGGTGCCGCGCTAG
- a CDS encoding ArsR/SmtB family transcription factor, with protein MHSPTRGAADPVPNKPAHTLSAAGDLLRALAAPVRIAIVLQLREADRCVHELVEALGVAQPLISQHLRVLKAAGVVHGERHGREVVYRLVDEHLAHIVVDAVTHVDEGPRGINSGGLGTEEL; from the coding sequence GTGCACTCCCCCACGCGCGGCGCGGCCGACCCGGTCCCGAACAAGCCCGCGCACACCCTGTCCGCCGCCGGTGACCTGCTGCGCGCCCTGGCTGCCCCCGTCCGCATCGCGATCGTGCTCCAACTGCGCGAGGCGGACCGGTGCGTGCACGAGCTGGTGGAGGCCCTGGGCGTGGCCCAACCCCTGATCAGCCAGCACCTGCGGGTGCTGAAGGCGGCCGGCGTGGTGCACGGCGAGCGGCACGGCCGCGAAGTCGTCTACCGGCTGGTCGACGAGCACTTGGCGCACATCGTGGTGGACGCCGTGACCCACGTCGACGAAGGCCCTCGTGGTATCAACTCAGGAGGACTCGGGACGGAGGAACTGTGA
- a CDS encoding Fur family transcriptional regulator produces the protein MTTSERPNTNVPGLRSTKQRTAVSKLLDSLEEFRSAQELHEELRKRGEGIGLTTVYRTLQSLADAGEVDVLRTDSGEAIYRRCSAHHHHHLVCRSCGRTVEVEGPAVEKWADRVAAENGFSEVSHTVEIFGTCADCCTKP, from the coding sequence GTGACGACGAGCGAGCGCCCCAACACGAACGTGCCGGGGTTGCGGTCCACCAAGCAGCGGACCGCCGTGTCCAAGCTGCTCGACTCGCTGGAGGAGTTCCGCTCGGCCCAGGAACTGCACGAGGAGCTGCGCAAGCGCGGCGAGGGCATCGGCCTGACCACCGTGTACCGGACCCTCCAGTCCCTGGCGGACGCCGGCGAGGTGGACGTCCTGCGCACCGACTCGGGCGAAGCCATCTACCGCCGCTGCTCCGCCCACCACCACCATCACCTGGTGTGCCGCTCGTGCGGTCGCACGGTCGAGGTCGAGGGCCCCGCCGTGGAGAAGTGGGCCGACCGGGTGGCCGCGGAGAACGGCTTCTCCGAGGTCAGCCACACCGTCGAAATCTTCGGCACCTGCGCCGACTGCTGCACCAAGCCCTAG